From Segatella copri, the proteins below share one genomic window:
- a CDS encoding DUF4248 domain-containing protein: protein MIEDRSYGKAELAMLYFPTATPRVALNRLVRWINRCPELKQSLCSGYAGKFSHFYTRQQVAEIIEFLDEP, encoded by the coding sequence ATGATAGAAGACAGAAGTTACGGGAAGGCAGAGCTCGCCATGCTCTACTTTCCCACCGCTACCCCCAGGGTAGCGCTCAACCGGTTGGTGAGATGGATCAACCGGTGTCCCGAGCTCAAGCAGAGCCTCTGTTCGGGCTACGCCGGCAAGTTTTCCCACTTCTACACCCGGCAACAAGTAGCAGAAATCATCGAATTTCTGGATGAACCATAA
- a CDS encoding BT4734/BF3469 family protein: MKENKPTNETGNNPETEQEKEVLPSFFQTLKTSTSKPLPNREVLEYNIMHSAPVKTNTEGYRSMTKVDKRTAEDIKHRLPCITPSVQLKGSSKKLTDFRKETYWLMLDYDDVPPKNIEALRQKARKIPFTMIFYITVSGKGFRILLRYMRPEGCNLTATELHQVAIRKAMSMYDKLLGISSDKQCQDMVRSCGLAYDPEAYFNWNAEVLPITREEVENFEKATKQQEEQNRKRQTEAEKPRKKSPRKQEDEAPPKTLTTEEILQYVDKLEESWEERFEEHHHNSYVVRYATFCLCFGAEKEEAVKHMADKFGGEYADTERVAREIYKHTERLGTWKIRQQGDDEQKRYTSMRALLGWLGARYEMHHNTLSNQYEVRAINTGEKLYLDWTEVDTRVSNSLFVKMELDNICTTQKKLDTVIRSNFSPEFNPMEEYLKSLPKWDRKTDYIAELAHRVTVMQTGGYRHTEEDFAYAFRKWLVNMVVCWVRPDVTNQSIMVFVGKGGIFKTTFFDHLLPPHLRKYFANDSTGDYKNKDFLQMCASKAIVCLDEFSCLRGKNLDSFKSNITKRNISMRIPYAEWDCILQNNAGFCATSNEIHIIDDDENRRFLIWRIEKIKSPIDFPFNYEGIYSQAVALAQEVIEKRRRGEPCDWVYWFTKEENEEIQHHNLYFRVNNYIAERINKFYRVPDADTPSEFCKFVTASDVMERICTNPAFRQSMSNKDISMFMEALGFKKIHRKTGNGWKVIEMRPDEIENNQKMDGSENIPPGDLPF; encoded by the coding sequence ATGAAAGAAAACAAACCCACAAACGAGACCGGGAATAACCCGGAAACAGAACAGGAGAAAGAGGTCTTGCCCTCTTTTTTCCAGACTCTGAAGACCTCTACCAGCAAGCCTCTCCCCAACAGAGAGGTGCTGGAGTACAACATCATGCATTCAGCACCGGTGAAAACCAATACCGAAGGCTACAGGTCGATGACGAAGGTGGACAAGAGAACGGCAGAGGACATCAAGCACAGGCTGCCCTGCATCACTCCCAGCGTGCAGCTCAAGGGAAGCTCCAAGAAGCTGACTGACTTCAGGAAGGAAACCTATTGGCTGATGCTCGATTATGACGACGTGCCCCCCAAAAACATCGAGGCACTCAGGCAGAAAGCCCGGAAAATCCCCTTCACCATGATCTTCTACATCACCGTCTCGGGCAAGGGATTCCGCATCCTGCTCAGATATATGCGGCCTGAAGGATGCAATCTCACTGCCACCGAACTCCACCAGGTCGCCATCAGGAAAGCCATGAGCATGTACGACAAACTGCTGGGTATCAGCAGCGACAAACAATGCCAGGACATGGTGAGAAGCTGCGGACTGGCTTACGACCCCGAGGCTTACTTCAACTGGAATGCCGAAGTTCTCCCCATCACCCGGGAGGAGGTGGAGAACTTCGAAAAAGCTACAAAGCAACAGGAGGAACAGAACAGGAAAAGGCAGACGGAGGCTGAAAAACCCAGAAAGAAAAGCCCTCGAAAACAGGAAGACGAGGCACCACCCAAAACGCTCACTACCGAAGAGATTCTGCAGTATGTAGACAAACTGGAAGAAAGCTGGGAGGAGCGGTTTGAGGAGCATCATCACAACAGCTACGTAGTGAGATACGCCACATTCTGCCTCTGTTTCGGAGCCGAAAAGGAGGAGGCTGTGAAACACATGGCAGATAAGTTTGGCGGCGAATATGCCGATACCGAACGGGTGGCACGAGAGATTTACAAGCATACCGAGCGGCTGGGAACCTGGAAGATAAGACAGCAGGGAGATGATGAGCAGAAACGTTATACCAGCATGAGAGCACTGCTGGGATGGCTGGGAGCCCGATATGAAATGCACCACAACACGCTGAGCAACCAGTATGAAGTGCGCGCCATCAACACCGGAGAGAAACTCTATCTCGACTGGACCGAAGTGGATACCCGGGTGAGCAATTCCCTGTTCGTGAAGATGGAACTGGATAACATCTGCACCACCCAGAAAAAGCTGGATACGGTAATCAGAAGTAACTTCAGCCCCGAATTCAACCCCATGGAGGAATATCTGAAGAGTCTGCCGAAATGGGACCGAAAGACTGACTATATCGCTGAATTAGCCCATCGGGTAACCGTGATGCAGACAGGCGGTTACCGCCATACGGAGGAGGATTTTGCCTATGCCTTCAGGAAATGGCTGGTCAACATGGTGGTTTGCTGGGTTCGGCCCGATGTCACCAACCAGTCTATCATGGTTTTCGTAGGCAAGGGCGGCATCTTCAAGACCACGTTTTTCGACCATCTTCTGCCGCCCCATCTGCGCAAGTATTTCGCCAACGATTCTACGGGCGACTACAAGAACAAGGATTTCCTGCAGATGTGTGCCAGCAAGGCGATAGTGTGTCTCGATGAGTTCAGCTGTCTGCGCGGCAAGAACCTGGATTCCTTCAAGAGCAACATCACGAAGCGCAACATCAGCATGCGAATCCCTTATGCCGAGTGGGACTGCATCTTGCAGAACAATGCGGGGTTCTGTGCCACGAGCAATGAGATTCATATCATCGATGATGACGAGAACCGCCGTTTCCTCATCTGGCGCATCGAGAAGATCAAGAGTCCCATCGACTTCCCCTTCAATTACGAGGGCATCTATTCCCAGGCTGTGGCACTGGCTCAGGAGGTGATAGAGAAGCGCCGGAGGGGTGAGCCCTGCGACTGGGTTTACTGGTTTACGAAGGAGGAGAACGAGGAGATTCAGCACCACAATCTTTATTTCCGTGTAAACAACTATATAGCCGAGCGCATCAACAAGTTCTACCGTGTTCCTGATGCCGATACGCCGTCCGAGTTCTGCAAGTTTGTTACGGCGAGTGATGTGATGGAGCGCATCTGCACGAACCCCGCCTTTCGCCAGTCGATGTCGAACAAGGATATTTCGATGTTCATGGAGGCGCTGGGATTCAAGAAGATTCACCGCAAGACGGGCAACGGCTGGAAGGTGATAGAGATGCGTCCTGACGAGATAGAGAACAACCAGAAGATGGATGGCAGCGAGAATATTCCGCCCGGGGATCTCCCATTTTAG
- a CDS encoding ATP-binding protein, whose product MVEINDRKLPVGIQSFEKIRKDGYLYVDKTDIIWQLANRNKTYNYLSRPRRFGKSVLVDTLEAYFMGKKELFEGLKIMQLETEWVKRPVIRLDMSRAGAEPETLRSYLDITFDRLEEEYGITPKPTAKLADRFNAIIVGAYEQTGQQVAILIDEYDSPLQHSWKTPYHEACTAVYREVFAILKADDKYEKFVFITGITKFTQISLFSVLNNLSNISFDSEYVALCGITKEEVLRDFKPEINKLAASKGWTFDEAVVQLTAYYDGYHFSHENMVDVFNPFSLINALADSKLRNYWASSGATSLLPKFVDDMEIRLKDFDHSALLDTIIETSDVTGGGAELFLYQSGYLTIKGYINGTYLLGIPNFEVRQALNEIVLPTLAMRKNNDLQSTQAFLNVHLSLGNLPEAMKCLKALIADVPYSNKKLASMDMEERYRLIMSTIFYAIGCRVEVEKMIATGRIDMVVENTNFIYVLELKLSNNGGVDAATEQMKAKQYAEPFKADKRKVIALAIELDDMGKGLVDWKEVKFKRIKDYE is encoded by the coding sequence ATGGTAGAGATAAATGATAGAAAATTACCTGTAGGCATCCAGTCTTTTGAGAAAATCAGAAAGGATGGATATCTTTATGTTGACAAGACAGATATCATCTGGCAACTTGCCAACAGAAACAAAACGTATAATTACCTGAGCCGCCCACGCCGCTTTGGTAAATCTGTGCTGGTCGATACGCTCGAAGCCTACTTCATGGGTAAGAAGGAACTCTTTGAGGGGTTGAAGATCATGCAGCTGGAGACAGAATGGGTGAAGCGTCCTGTCATCAGACTCGATATGAGTCGTGCAGGTGCAGAACCGGAAACATTGCGCTCTTATCTCGACATCACTTTCGACAGATTAGAGGAGGAATATGGTATTACACCTAAGCCAACCGCCAAACTTGCCGACCGCTTCAATGCAATAATCGTGGGGGCGTATGAGCAAACCGGACAGCAGGTTGCCATCCTCATCGATGAATACGATTCTCCATTGCAGCATTCCTGGAAGACTCCTTATCACGAAGCATGTACCGCTGTTTATCGTGAAGTTTTTGCCATTCTCAAGGCAGATGATAAATACGAAAAGTTTGTCTTCATCACTGGCATCACCAAGTTTACGCAGATTTCTCTTTTCTCTGTACTCAATAATCTGAGCAATATCAGCTTTGATTCTGAGTATGTGGCTCTCTGCGGTATCACGAAGGAAGAAGTCTTACGTGATTTCAAACCGGAAATCAACAAGTTGGCAGCAAGTAAGGGATGGACTTTCGATGAAGCCGTAGTGCAATTGACTGCTTATTATGATGGCTATCATTTCAGCCATGAAAATATGGTTGATGTCTTCAATCCATTCAGTCTTATCAATGCACTCGCTGATTCTAAACTGAGGAACTACTGGGCTTCATCGGGTGCAACCTCGCTGCTTCCTAAGTTTGTGGATGACATGGAAATTCGTTTGAAGGATTTTGATCATAGTGCCCTGTTGGACACAATCATAGAAACTTCTGACGTAACAGGCGGTGGAGCAGAGCTGTTTCTCTATCAGTCGGGCTATCTCACGATTAAGGGTTACATAAACGGAACTTATCTTCTTGGCATTCCTAACTTCGAGGTTCGGCAAGCCTTGAATGAAATCGTGTTGCCAACGCTTGCCATGCGCAAGAATAATGACCTTCAATCTACCCAGGCATTTCTGAATGTTCACCTCAGCCTTGGCAATCTTCCCGAAGCCATGAAATGCCTGAAGGCGCTTATTGCGGATGTGCCTTACAGCAACAAGAAGCTTGCCAGCATGGATATGGAGGAGCGCTACCGACTGATTATGAGCACCATCTTCTATGCTATCGGCTGCCGGGTAGAAGTAGAAAAGATGATTGCTACGGGCAGGATTGATATGGTGGTAGAAAACACCAATTTCATCTATGTGCTGGAGTTGAAACTGAGCAATAATGGTGGTGTGGATGCAGCCACAGAGCAGATGAAAGCCAAACAGTATGCCGAACCTTTCAAGGCTGATAAGCGCAAGGTAATTGCCCTTGCCATAGAACTGGATGATATGGGAAAGGGACTGGTTGATTGGAAGGAAGTTAAATTTAAAAGAATTAAGGATTATGAGTGA
- a CDS encoding GNAT family N-acetyltransferase: MNDNKDICEPLKIRRLDINDRISNFNCGDEDLNDFILNESQLYRGEMLAVTYVIEDNNGVILAYFSLANDKISLTEFENNTEFNRFKRRFKNSKRLKSYPAVKICRLAVDENARKLHLGTKLLNFIKGYFAKDNKTGCRFITVDAYIEAIPFYLKNSFLELTKNDEDATHTRLLYYDLKMMSL; the protein is encoded by the coding sequence ATGAACGATAATAAAGACATTTGCGAACCGTTAAAGATTCGACGATTAGATATTAATGACAGAATATCTAATTTTAACTGTGGGGATGAAGACTTAAATGACTTCATTCTAAATGAGTCACAGTTGTATCGTGGAGAGATGCTAGCTGTGACTTACGTTATTGAAGACAATAATGGTGTAATCCTTGCATACTTCAGTTTAGCAAATGATAAAATCTCCTTAACAGAGTTTGAGAACAACACTGAGTTCAACAGGTTTAAAAGACGCTTTAAAAACTCAAAACGTCTCAAAAGCTATCCTGCAGTAAAAATATGTAGATTAGCTGTTGATGAAAATGCACGAAAGCTGCATCTTGGGACAAAACTTCTGAATTTTATCAAAGGATATTTTGCCAAAGACAATAAAACGGGTTGTAGATTTATAACTGTTGATGCATACATAGAGGCGATACCTTTCTATTTAAAGAATAGCTTCTTAGAGCTTACTAAAAATGATGAAGATGCGACACATACAAGATTATTATATTATGATCTTAAAATGATGTCTTTGTAG
- a CDS encoding fimbrillin family protein yields MRIRFFALAALALLLGACTQDEAGFLPEGAEGTSIVFTATGLNPAATATAGTRAPVDGNWEGVQSVAVLMDGTVKAYDVTPSTADPTSATLTSTDPYYWTNHNDITVTAWWPYTAGETTPPAVKVKANQSAQKDFEGSDLIVADGQTVTYGSPTLRFTHRTARVTIVLTDYTEGLASVQLTGLSTEGDNPDIIVPYDKGSNTYTALVAPQSVAAGKAFITCTFTNGKVFVYKMKNAADWQAGGEYTYTVSLAAAKGYIIEDDGSYTVTSADGLMNIAELVNGGKSNINITLDTDIDLTGKGWTPIGTSFDNSYKGTFDGGGHTITGLTFTTNDEYAGLFGWLNRAGTVKNVVMEGVQITSNQIYGGSIGGVVGYSWGTIENCSVSGSISGTVYVGGVVGAQIGGSITGCSSSATVKGTVDVGGVAGQTNSSATLTACYATGNVIIEMDPKKNIAGGSLVGMNAGSSLLACYATGNVTSTGSSTGYVHIGGFLGNNYANVMTACYWKNNHEQGIGYNRESTEVTKVDGSVVTWQKAVDAMNTALQNAGSKWRYELKGALPTLRKQ; encoded by the coding sequence ATGAGGATAAGATTTTTTGCACTTGCAGCGCTCGCCCTCTTATTGGGCGCCTGCACACAGGACGAAGCGGGCTTCCTGCCGGAAGGGGCGGAAGGCACATCCATCGTCTTCACCGCCACGGGGCTGAACCCCGCTGCGACAGCCACCGCCGGCACCCGTGCCCCAGTGGATGGCAATTGGGAGGGTGTGCAGAGCGTGGCAGTCCTGATGGACGGCACGGTGAAGGCATACGACGTAACGCCCTCCACCGCCGACCCCACCAGCGCCACGCTGACCTCCACCGACCCGTACTACTGGACCAACCACAACGACATCACCGTCACAGCGTGGTGGCCCTACACCGCTGGCGAGACAACCCCACCTGCGGTAAAGGTAAAAGCCAACCAAAGTGCCCAGAAGGACTTTGAGGGCAGTGACCTCATCGTAGCCGACGGACAGACGGTGACTTACGGTAGCCCCACGCTTCGCTTCACCCACCGCACGGCGCGGGTAACCATCGTTTTGACGGACTACACCGAGGGGCTGGCATCCGTGCAGCTGACGGGTCTCTCCACCGAAGGCGACAACCCGGATATAATCGTCCCGTATGACAAGGGTAGCAACACCTACACCGCCCTCGTAGCCCCGCAAAGTGTGGCAGCTGGCAAGGCCTTCATTACCTGCACCTTCACCAACGGCAAGGTCTTCGTCTATAAGATGAAGAATGCTGCCGACTGGCAGGCGGGCGGTGAATATACCTACACCGTCTCCCTCGCTGCGGCAAAAGGCTATATCATAGAGGACGACGGCAGCTACACCGTGACCTCCGCCGACGGCCTGATGAATATAGCCGAATTAGTGAACGGAGGTAAGAGCAACATTAACATTACCCTCGACACTGACATTGACCTCACAGGCAAAGGCTGGACGCCGATAGGCACAAGCTTCGATAACTCATACAAAGGCACCTTCGACGGTGGCGGCCATACCATTACGGGGCTGACCTTTACGACAAATGACGAATATGCGGGTCTGTTCGGCTGGCTCAATAGAGCTGGTACGGTGAAGAACGTGGTGATGGAGGGCGTACAGATAACAAGCAATCAAATATATGGCGGCAGTATTGGCGGCGTGGTAGGATATAGCTGGGGCACCATTGAAAACTGCTCGGTGTCGGGCAGCATCAGCGGCACGGTGTATGTCGGCGGTGTGGTGGGTGCTCAAATAGGCGGTTCCATCACCGGATGCAGTTCCTCTGCCACAGTGAAGGGAACGGTCGATGTCGGCGGCGTGGCAGGTCAGACGAATTCGAGTGCCACCCTGACCGCTTGCTATGCCACAGGCAACGTGATCATAGAAATGGACCCCAAAAAGAATATCGCTGGCGGCAGTCTGGTGGGAATGAACGCAGGAAGCAGCCTCCTTGCCTGCTATGCCACGGGCAACGTAACCAGTACGGGTAGTAGCACTGGCTATGTACATATCGGCGGCTTTTTGGGAAATAACTACGCCAACGTGATGACCGCCTGCTATTGGAAGAACAATCATGAACAAGGCATCGGCTACAATAGGGAAAGCACCGAAGTCACGAAGGTGGACGGCTCTGTCGTTACCTGGCAGAAAGCCGTTGATGCCATGAACACCGCCTTGCAGAACGCAGGCTCAAAGTGGCGTTACGAACTTAAAGGAGCATTGCCTACCTTGAGGAAGCAGTAA
- a CDS encoding fimbrillin family protein — MKIRFLALAALALLLGACTQDELADGSRLSKEEYPIVIHATGLSVEATPSTRTTVDGDWVGVTSVALKIGDAVKEYTVTATDADGYKSATLSRENDPYYWTSRNPITVSAWWPLDNADITQMPVVKVAEDQSILADFQNSDFISAENQTVKFDDPTLGFTHRTARVAVELKPGTGFTSVAGATVSLVSLSADNGNPTAIKTYNASGNTYEALTAPQTVAAGKQFVKVELGGGTFYFRPQNNVVLAAGNRYTYIVKVNATGLTLEGCTIGDWADGGGESGAAELGYIYNSNTKTYTVYNADGLLAWNEAAQKDRSINCTLTADIDLTGKGWTPIGTDYDNSYTGTFDGGGHTIMGLTVTTNDQYAGLFGYLGDAGTVKNVVMDGIQITCNRRLGSAGGVAGFSRGGTIENCSVSGSVSGTMRAGGVVGVQWEASITGCSSSATVKGLAYVGGVAGETNSGATMAACYATGNVTIEIDPINTILGGGLVGFNAGSSVLACYATGNVTSTGSSTGRIDIGGFLGNNYTTVTACYWKNNHEQGIGYNKEGTVTEVTKVDGSVVTWQKAVDAMNTALQNAGSEWRYELKGALPTLRKQ; from the coding sequence ATGAAGATAAGATTTCTTGCACTTGCAGCGCTCGCCCTCTTACTGGGCGCCTGCACACAGGACGAACTGGCTGACGGTAGCCGTCTGTCCAAAGAGGAATATCCAATAGTCATCCATGCCACCGGACTGTCCGTGGAGGCAACGCCATCAACCCGTACCACCGTGGACGGCGACTGGGTGGGCGTCACTTCCGTGGCACTCAAGATTGGCGATGCGGTAAAGGAATACACCGTTACGGCTACGGATGCCGACGGATACAAGAGCGCCACGCTCTCACGCGAGAACGACCCGTACTACTGGACCAGCCGCAACCCGATTACCGTATCGGCATGGTGGCCCTTGGATAATGCAGACATCACACAGATGCCTGTCGTGAAGGTGGCAGAAGACCAGAGCATATTGGCTGACTTCCAGAACAGCGACTTCATCTCCGCCGAAAACCAGACGGTGAAATTTGACGACCCGACACTTGGATTTACCCACCGCACGGCACGCGTGGCAGTCGAACTGAAGCCCGGCACGGGATTCACGAGCGTTGCCGGTGCCACGGTGAGCCTCGTGAGCCTGTCCGCCGATAACGGCAACCCGACAGCCATCAAGACCTACAACGCAAGCGGCAACACCTACGAGGCACTGACCGCTCCGCAGACCGTTGCGGCAGGCAAGCAGTTCGTCAAGGTGGAACTCGGCGGCGGAACCTTCTACTTCCGCCCGCAGAACAACGTCGTGCTGGCAGCGGGCAACCGCTATACCTACATCGTCAAGGTGAACGCCACCGGTCTGACGTTAGAGGGTTGCACCATCGGCGACTGGGCTGACGGCGGCGGCGAGAGTGGCGCAGCCGAGTTGGGCTACATCTACAATAGCAACACCAAGACCTACACGGTCTATAACGCCGACGGCCTACTGGCATGGAACGAAGCCGCACAAAAAGACAGATCGATAAATTGCACCCTCACCGCCGACATCGACCTCACGGGCAAAGGCTGGACGCCGATAGGCACTGACTACGACAACTCATACACCGGCACCTTCGACGGCGGCGGCCATACCATCATGGGGCTGACCGTTACGACAAATGACCAATATGCGGGTCTGTTCGGCTATCTCGGTGATGCCGGTACGGTGAAGAATGTGGTGATGGATGGCATACAGATAACATGCAATCGCAGGTTGGGCTCTGCCGGCGGCGTGGCAGGATTTAGCAGGGGAGGCACCATTGAAAACTGCTCGGTGTCGGGCAGCGTCAGCGGCACGATGCGCGCCGGCGGTGTGGTGGGTGTTCAATGGGAGGCTTCCATCACCGGATGCAGCTCCTCGGCCACAGTGAAGGGATTAGCCTATGTCGGCGGCGTGGCAGGTGAGACGAATTCGGGTGCCACCATGGCCGCTTGCTATGCCACAGGCAACGTGACCATAGAAATAGACCCCATAAATACTATCCTTGGCGGCGGTCTGGTGGGATTCAACGCAGGAAGCAGCGTCCTTGCCTGCTATGCCACGGGCAACGTAACCAGTACGGGTAGTAGCACTGGCAGAATTGATATCGGCGGCTTTTTGGGAAATAACTACACCACCGTGACCGCCTGCTATTGGAAGAACAATCATGAACAAGGCATCGGCTACAATAAGGAAGGCACCGTCACCGAAGTCACGAAGGTGGACGGCTCTGTCGTTACCTGGCAGAAAGCCGTTGATGCCATGAACACCGCCTTGCAGAACGCAGGCTCAGAGTGGCGTTACGAACTTAAAGGAGCATTGCCTACCTTGAGGAAGCAGTAA
- a CDS encoding fimbrillin family protein, whose product MKKMIKFFALALLAGAMVSCNTEDTASTTPNGKVAVQFTGGISVNTRASGLAWADGDMIGIFMTGANQTLSADAIKEGVDNVCYQTDGSVAFSPISGGKTIYYPIDGDVDFYSYYPYTTVSNYKVALNVTNQGSLEAIDFMYAKTTGYNKANPQVELKFNHMLSKLVLNVQAGNGLTQDDLNKLTVTIKDQNTTATFNLADGVISGEGNPDNIQMKAVQVGKRYEAILLPTASKIREIEFELNNGFDAPFVWKMDQELKGGNLYNYTTVKLTRSTVDMMGTIQSWNEVKNNNENIAD is encoded by the coding sequence ATGAAAAAGATGATTAAGTTTTTCGCACTTGCACTCTTGGCTGGTGCAATGGTTTCATGCAATACAGAAGATACAGCTTCTACAACACCAAATGGTAAGGTAGCCGTACAGTTTACTGGTGGTATCAGCGTAAACACCCGTGCTTCGGGTTTAGCCTGGGCTGATGGTGACATGATCGGTATCTTCATGACTGGAGCAAATCAGACTCTCTCGGCAGATGCAATCAAAGAGGGTGTTGACAATGTTTGCTATCAGACAGATGGAAGTGTTGCCTTTTCACCAATTTCTGGAGGTAAGACCATTTACTATCCTATTGATGGTGATGTGGACTTCTATTCTTACTATCCATATACTACGGTAAGCAATTACAAGGTGGCACTCAATGTGACCAACCAAGGGAGTCTGGAAGCTATCGACTTCATGTATGCCAAGACGACAGGATACAACAAAGCTAATCCACAGGTAGAGTTGAAATTCAACCATATGTTGAGTAAATTGGTTCTGAATGTTCAGGCAGGTAATGGTTTGACGCAAGACGATCTCAATAAATTGACGGTCACCATTAAAGACCAGAACACCACAGCCACTTTCAATCTGGCAGATGGCGTAATCTCCGGCGAAGGTAATCCTGACAACATCCAGATGAAAGCTGTCCAAGTCGGTAAGAGATACGAAGCCATTCTGCTTCCAACGGCATCAAAGATCAGAGAAATAGAGTTTGAATTGAACAATGGTTTTGATGCTCCGTTCGTCTGGAAAATGGACCAAGAACTCAAGGGCGGTAATTTGTACAATTACACCACCGTGAAGCTGACCCGAAGCACTGTAGATATGATGGGAACAATCCAATCTTGGAACGAGGTAAAAAACAACAATGAGAATATAGCTGATTGA
- a CDS encoding FimB/Mfa2 family fimbrial subunit has protein sequence MKAKRRFNIWLWVLLCVPCLLTSCDHDVHDDKEESGLSVSLTWADEADQGTEVKDVKLWIFNADDGSLVEEKQYGGAQEVASQRFQLPEGTYRILTTTNLTKPFFISEQTRSLTNWNNILIGLTNPKDVKHNAYFGVADVKIDNKEGSYVVQTPLKSVLAELTIIIENIPKGTEMSGKALDCAWCLFPTLKNSDGDYGLPSIEPAEVELPTLLATESTLKSEVIRLMPTIQGSPASHVYLRLLLPNGTLQEFDITAPKMNVGGKYELRFKYEEMQPKMNLQTGINDWNDLNKEVTIK, from the coding sequence ATGAAAGCAAAAAGAAGATTTAATATTTGGTTATGGGTGCTGTTATGCGTCCCATGCCTGTTGACAAGTTGCGACCATGATGTTCATGATGACAAGGAAGAAAGCGGCTTGTCGGTATCGCTCACTTGGGCTGATGAAGCCGACCAAGGTACGGAAGTGAAGGATGTGAAACTCTGGATATTCAATGCCGATGACGGTTCGCTTGTAGAGGAAAAACAATATGGCGGTGCACAGGAGGTGGCAAGCCAACGCTTCCAACTCCCGGAAGGAACCTATCGCATCCTGACTACCACCAACCTAACAAAACCGTTCTTTATCAGCGAACAGACCCGGTCTTTGACCAACTGGAACAATATTCTGATAGGTTTGACCAATCCTAAAGATGTGAAGCATAATGCCTATTTCGGAGTTGCCGATGTGAAGATAGATAACAAGGAAGGCAGCTATGTGGTGCAAACCCCTTTAAAGAGCGTGCTTGCCGAACTGACCATCATCATCGAGAACATACCGAAAGGCACAGAGATGAGTGGCAAGGCTTTGGATTGTGCCTGGTGCCTGTTCCCAACACTGAAGAACAGTGATGGAGACTACGGTTTGCCGAGCATAGAGCCAGCGGAAGTGGAACTCCCTACCCTCCTGGCTACGGAATCAACCCTAAAATCGGAAGTCATCCGACTGATGCCAACCATACAGGGAAGCCCCGCCTCTCATGTTTATCTCCGCCTCTTGCTGCCTAACGGGACCTTGCAGGAGTTTGACATCACTGCTCCTAAGATGAATGTTGGTGGAAAGTATGAACTAAGGTTCAAGTACGAAGAAATGCAGCCGAAGATGAATCTGCAAACGGGCATCAATGACTGGAATGACCTCAACAAAGAAGTAACAATCAAATAA